A region of Piscinibacter gummiphilus DNA encodes the following proteins:
- the ybaL gene encoding YbaL family putative K(+) efflux transporter — MPHDVSLISTIAVGLGLAMVLGYLAAQVKLPPLVGYLLAGIVIGPSTPGFVADVALAGQLAEIGVMLLMLGVGLHFSVSDLLAVKRIAIPGALLQITVATLLGVGVSSYWGWNLGAGLVFGLALSVASTVVLLRALEARGVLESVNGRIAVGWLVVEDLVMVLVLVLLPPIAGLLGGDPAPGVLAEPGRGIGVTLGLTLAKVSAFMALMLVVGRWAFPKILWLVARTGSRELFTLCVIAAALGVAYASAKLFDVSFALGAFFAGMMMRESEFSHRAAEESLPLRDAFSVLFFVSVGMLFNPAVLLNEPVKLLVVVLIIMVGKTLAAFALVLAFRYPLNTALTVGVSLAQIGEFSFILAGLGVQMKLLPEAGQSLILAGALVSIALNSALFAAIDPALRWIRDHSSFARRLEARDDPLAELPMSVDASLLHGQVVLVGYGRVGRRIARTLTEHRIPFVVADEHRELVEQLRERGIPAVAGDAADPAVLIQAHVARAGMLVIAVPDVFNVRKMVETARLLNPNIEVIVRSHNESEADLLARDIVGKVFVGEHELARGMSDHVLGRMAVP, encoded by the coding sequence ATGCCGCATGACGTCAGCCTGATCTCCACCATCGCCGTCGGGCTGGGTCTCGCCATGGTGCTCGGCTACCTGGCGGCGCAGGTGAAGCTGCCTCCGCTCGTGGGCTACCTGCTCGCCGGCATCGTGATCGGCCCGTCCACGCCGGGTTTCGTCGCCGACGTGGCCCTGGCCGGCCAGCTGGCCGAGATCGGCGTGATGCTGCTGATGCTGGGGGTGGGCCTGCACTTCTCGGTGTCCGACCTGCTGGCGGTCAAGCGCATCGCCATCCCCGGCGCACTGCTGCAGATCACGGTGGCCACGCTGCTCGGCGTGGGCGTGTCCTCGTACTGGGGCTGGAACCTCGGGGCGGGGCTCGTGTTCGGCCTCGCGCTGTCGGTGGCCAGCACGGTGGTGCTGCTGCGGGCGCTGGAGGCCCGCGGCGTGCTGGAATCGGTGAACGGCCGCATCGCGGTGGGCTGGCTCGTCGTCGAGGACCTGGTGATGGTCCTCGTGCTCGTGCTGCTGCCCCCCATCGCCGGCCTGCTCGGCGGCGACCCCGCACCCGGTGTCCTCGCCGAACCGGGCCGCGGCATCGGCGTGACGCTGGGCCTCACGCTCGCGAAGGTCTCGGCCTTCATGGCGTTGATGCTGGTGGTGGGCCGCTGGGCCTTCCCGAAGATCCTGTGGCTCGTGGCCCGCACCGGCTCGCGCGAGTTGTTCACGCTGTGCGTGATCGCCGCCGCGCTGGGCGTGGCCTATGCGTCGGCCAAGCTGTTCGACGTGTCGTTCGCGCTGGGCGCCTTCTTCGCCGGCATGATGATGCGCGAGTCCGAGTTCAGCCACCGCGCGGCCGAGGAATCGCTGCCGCTGCGCGACGCCTTCTCGGTGCTGTTCTTCGTCTCCGTGGGCATGCTGTTCAACCCGGCCGTGCTGCTCAACGAGCCCGTGAAGCTGCTGGTGGTCGTGCTGATCATCATGGTGGGCAAGACCCTCGCGGCCTTCGCCCTCGTGCTCGCGTTCCGCTACCCGCTGAACACGGCCCTCACGGTGGGCGTGAGCCTCGCCCAGATCGGCGAGTTCTCGTTCATCCTCGCGGGACTCGGTGTCCAGATGAAACTGCTGCCCGAGGCCGGACAGAGCCTGATCCTGGCCGGCGCGCTCGTGTCCATCGCGCTCAACTCGGCGCTCTTCGCCGCCATCGACCCCGCCCTGCGATGGATCCGCGACCACTCGTCGTTCGCCCGCCGCCTGGAGGCCCGCGACGACCCGCTGGCCGAGCTGCCGATGAGCGTGGACGCCTCGCTGCTGCACGGCCAGGTGGTGCTCGTGGGCTACGGCCGGGTGGGCCGGCGCATCGCGCGCACGCTCACCGAACACCGCATCCCGTTCGTCGTGGCCGACGAACACCGCGAGCTCGTCGAGCAGCTGCGCGAGCGCGGCATCCCCGCGGTGGCGGGCGACGCGGCCGACCCGGCGGTGCTGATCCAGGCCCACGTCGCACGCGCCGGCATGCTCGTCATCGCGGTGCCCGACGTCTTCAACGTGCGCAAGATGGTCGAGACCGCCCGGCTGCTGAACCCGAACATCGAGGTCATCGTGCGCAGCCACAACGAAAGCGAGGCCGACCTGCTGGCCCGCGACATCGTCGGCAAGGTGTTCGTGGGCGAACACGAGCTGGCGCGTGGCATGTCCGACCACGTGCTCGGCCGCATGGCCGTGCCCTGA
- the garL gene encoding 2-dehydro-3-deoxyglucarate aldolase, with amino-acid sequence MPTTPYSSFPNRLRADLLAGKRLIGCWCSLANPITTEVLGVAGFDWLLLDGEHSPNDVISFIPQLMALKDSPSAPVVRPSQNDTVEIKRLLDAGFYNFLVPFVESADDARRAVAATRYPPQGVRGVSVSQRSNRYGTVPGYFTGINDQVCVIVQIESRAGLAAAAEIAAVDGIDCLFVGPSDLAAGLGHLGNANHPDVQAAIATIFDAARQHGKPIGILAPVEADARRYLEQGATFVAVGSDLGIFRSATQALHDKYRP; translated from the coding sequence ATGCCCACCACCCCGTATTCCAGCTTCCCGAACCGGCTTCGCGCCGACCTGCTCGCGGGGAAGCGCCTGATCGGCTGCTGGTGCTCGCTGGCGAACCCCATCACCACCGAGGTGCTGGGTGTCGCCGGCTTCGACTGGCTCCTGCTCGACGGCGAACACTCGCCGAACGACGTCATCAGCTTCATCCCGCAGCTGATGGCGCTGAAGGACAGCCCGAGCGCCCCCGTGGTGCGCCCCTCGCAGAACGACACCGTCGAGATCAAGCGCCTGCTCGACGCCGGCTTCTACAACTTCCTCGTGCCCTTCGTCGAAAGCGCCGACGACGCCCGCCGCGCCGTGGCCGCCACCCGCTACCCGCCGCAAGGCGTGCGCGGCGTCTCCGTGTCCCAGCGCAGCAACCGCTATGGCACGGTGCCCGGCTACTTCACCGGCATCAACGACCAGGTCTGCGTGATCGTGCAGATCGAGAGCCGCGCCGGCTTGGCCGCCGCCGCCGAGATCGCCGCGGTGGACGGCATCGACTGCCTGTTCGTGGGCCCGTCCGACCTCGCCGCCGGCCTCGGTCACCTCGGCAACGCGAACCATCCGGACGTGCAGGCCGCCATCGCCACCATCTTCGATGCGGCCCGCCAGCACGGCAAACCCATCGGCATCCTCGCGCCGGTGGAAGCCGACGCGCGCCGCTACCTCGAGCAGGGGGCCACCTTCGTCGCCGTCGGCAGCGACCTGGGCATCTTCCGCAGCGCCACGCAGGCGCTGCACGACAAGTACCGCCCCTGA